One genomic window of Prochlorococcus marinus str. NATL2A includes the following:
- a CDS encoding dTDP-4-dehydrorhamnose reductase produces MKIAIIGPSGMLGKVVFNYFLMFGNDIHLIFPVKYNLENKNEFISSLENADFVINCAGSIPQKMPNYTNVNTKIDYFKINYLLPELLLENNFRVIHPCTDCVYKGNPNLAPYGLDSNYDCDSLYGKSKACLYSRKTYQIHIDLIRVIRASIIASDQSNKSLYSWTLSRIKSSNLIYGYVNHFWNGITALKWAEIAFKIINNFDSFPPISVYGTNTISKYELIKYILILNKISPEKYLKPIKATHTVNKSLILHENNFGDIYNLLIELKEFEDLIN; encoded by the coding sequence ATGAAAATTGCAATAATTGGACCCTCTGGAATGTTGGGCAAGGTTGTATTCAATTATTTTCTTATGTTTGGTAATGACATTCATTTAATATTTCCGGTAAAATATAATTTAGAAAATAAAAACGAATTTATAAGTTCATTAGAAAACGCTGACTTTGTTATAAATTGTGCTGGATCTATTCCTCAAAAGATGCCTAATTATACAAATGTAAACACAAAAATAGATTACTTTAAAATCAATTATTTATTACCAGAATTACTGCTTGAAAATAACTTTAGAGTAATACATCCCTGTACAGATTGTGTTTACAAGGGAAATCCAAACTTAGCTCCTTATGGGCTAGATTCAAATTATGATTGTGATAGTCTATATGGTAAGAGTAAAGCATGTTTATATTCCAGAAAAACTTATCAAATTCATATTGATCTCATAAGAGTTATAAGAGCTTCCATAATAGCTTCTGATCAGTCAAATAAATCATTATATTCATGGACATTATCTAGGATCAAATCATCTAATTTAATATATGGTTATGTTAATCATTTTTGGAATGGTATAACTGCTTTAAAATGGGCAGAAATAGCTTTTAAAATAATTAATAATTTTGATTCATTCCCTCCAATATCTGTATATGGGACCAATACTATATCTAAATACGAGCTAATTAAATATATACTAATTCTTAATAAAATTTCCCCAGAAAAATATCTCAAACCAATAAAAGCAACTCATACTGTAAATAAATCGTTAATCCTTCATGAAAACAACTTCGGTGATATTTATAACTTATTAATAGAATTGAAAGAATTTGAGGATTTGATTAATTAG
- a CDS encoding tetratricopeptide repeat protein, whose product MTEERKNQKQEGSKVKTFPVSFALGEIKENITITTNSASNTSKEQKRFGDQSKTIKKKDTNTITKPSKDQIINQAFKFHSQGNIKEAAKNYQYFINQGFSDHMVFSNYGAILRDLGNLQDAELYTRKAIKINPNYALAYSNLGNVLKDLGKSQDAELSYRKAIQINPNYADAHYNLGIILKELGNLQDAELSYRKAIQINPNYADAYSNLGNVLKDLDNLQDAELSYRKAIQINPSYADAYSNLGNVLKDLGNLQDAELSYRKAIQINPDYAEAHFNLGNLLKDLGKLQDAELSYRKAIQIKSDYAEAHYNLGIILKDLGNLQDAEFYNRKAIQIKPDYAEAHFNLGIILKDLGNLQDAEFSYRQAIQIKPDYADAYSNLGNVLKDLGKLKDAELSYRKAIQIKPDYAEVYSNLGNVLKDLGNLQDAEFSYRKAIQIKPDYADAYSNLGNILKELSNFTDAINQFKDALKLNNELTSAQTGLMSTQGNICDWSDEETHNKWLKSLGIKGKAINPWGLLSLEDNPLNHLKRSKKFYKEKYVRATQYIKPSPKSLIHIGYFSADFRTHPVMQLIAPLLELHDKYRFKIYLYSFAPKEDEYTERAKKSGCIFRNIKNLNDIEAVELARSDQLDIAVDLMGYTRHNRMPIFSYRVAPIQINYLGYIGSIGSDTIDYIIADKITIPREYEKFYSEKVIRMPNCFICDDHKKEITKESISRKDFNLPDQGFIFTCFNNNYKITKKEFNIWMNLLRKVEGSVLWLYKSNQLSMNNLYKEASKRKIDRDRIIFAEKLPMSKHLARHSLGDLALDTFNCNGGKTTCDALLAGLPLLTKIGQSFTARMSASLLTSLGLPELITYSESEYEDKALYIASNSEEIIRLKSKLNKSKETSPLFNSKLFTQDLENIYLDLVKK is encoded by the coding sequence TTGACCGAAGAAAGAAAGAATCAAAAGCAAGAAGGCTCTAAAGTAAAAACATTCCCAGTCTCTTTTGCTTTAGGTGAAATTAAAGAAAACATCACTATTACGACTAATAGCGCTTCTAATACTTCAAAGGAACAAAAAAGATTTGGAGACCAGAGTAAAACTATAAAGAAAAAAGATACCAATACAATTACTAAACCTTCCAAAGATCAAATCATTAATCAAGCATTTAAATTTCATTCACAAGGCAATATAAAAGAAGCAGCAAAAAATTATCAATATTTCATTAATCAAGGTTTCTCTGACCACATGGTTTTTTCTAATTATGGAGCAATATTAAGAGATCTTGGTAATTTACAAGATGCAGAATTATATACTCGCAAAGCAATTAAAATTAATCCTAATTACGCATTGGCTTACTCTAATCTGGGAAATGTATTAAAAGATCTTGGTAAGTCACAAGATGCAGAATTGTCATACCGCAAAGCAATTCAAATTAATCCTAATTACGCAGATGCACATTACAATCTGGGAATAATATTGAAAGAACTTGGTAATTTACAAGACGCAGAATTGTCATATCGCAAAGCAATTCAAATTAATCCTAATTACGCAGATGCATATTCCAATCTGGGAAATGTATTAAAAGATCTTGATAATTTACAAGACGCAGAATTGTCATACCGCAAAGCAATTCAAATTAATCCTAGTTACGCAGACGCATATTCAAATCTGGGAAATGTATTAAAAGATCTTGGTAATTTACAAGACGCAGAGTTGTCATACCGCAAAGCAATTCAAATTAATCCTGATTACGCAGAGGCGCATTTCAATCTAGGAAATCTATTAAAAGATCTTGGTAAATTACAAGACGCAGAGTTGTCATATCGCAAAGCAATTCAAATCAAATCTGATTACGCTGAGGCGCATTACAATCTAGGAATCATATTGAAAGACCTTGGTAATTTACAAGACGCAGAATTTTATAATCGCAAAGCAATTCAAATCAAACCTGATTACGCTGAGGCGCATTTCAATCTGGGAATCATATTGAAAGACCTTGGTAATTTACAAGACGCAGAATTCTCATATCGCCAAGCAATTCAAATCAAACCTGATTACGCAGATGCCTACTCCAATCTGGGAAATGTATTAAAAGATCTTGGTAAGTTAAAAGACGCAGAATTGTCATATCGCAAAGCAATTCAAATCAAACCTGATTACGCTGAGGTTTATTCCAATCTGGGAAATGTATTAAAAGATCTTGGTAATTTACAAGACGCAGAATTTTCATACCGCAAAGCAATTCAAATCAAACCTGATTACGCAGATGCTTACTCCAATCTGGGAAATATATTAAAAGAGCTAAGTAATTTCACTGACGCTATAAATCAATTCAAGGATGCACTAAAATTGAACAATGAATTAACATCAGCTCAGACTGGTTTAATGTCAACTCAGGGTAATATATGCGATTGGAGTGATGAGGAGACTCATAATAAATGGCTTAAATCACTTGGTATTAAAGGAAAAGCTATTAATCCATGGGGATTACTTTCATTAGAAGATAATCCTTTAAATCATTTAAAAAGATCTAAGAAATTTTATAAAGAAAAATATGTACGCGCAACTCAATATATTAAACCTTCCCCAAAAAGTTTAATTCATATAGGTTATTTCTCTGCTGATTTCAGGACTCATCCTGTAATGCAACTAATTGCTCCTTTACTTGAGCTACATGATAAATATAGGTTTAAAATATATTTATACTCATTTGCACCAAAAGAAGATGAATATACTGAAAGAGCAAAAAAGTCTGGATGCATATTTAGAAACATCAAAAATTTAAATGATATTGAAGCAGTTGAATTAGCAAGAAGTGATCAGTTAGATATTGCAGTAGATCTCATGGGATATACCAGACACAATAGAATGCCTATATTCTCATATAGGGTGGCACCAATACAAATCAATTACTTAGGTTATATTGGCAGTATTGGTTCAGATACTATTGATTATATTATCGCGGATAAAATCACAATTCCGAGGGAGTATGAAAAATTTTATTCCGAAAAAGTAATACGAATGCCAAATTGCTTTATATGTGATGATCATAAAAAAGAAATTACTAAGGAGTCCATATCTCGTAAAGATTTCAACCTTCCTGACCAAGGCTTTATATTTACTTGTTTTAATAATAATTATAAAATAACAAAAAAAGAATTTAATATATGGATGAACTTACTTAGAAAAGTAGAAGGAAGTGTTCTTTGGTTATACAAATCAAATCAACTTTCCATGAATAATTTATACAAGGAAGCGAGTAAACGAAAAATAGATCGAGACAGAATAATATTCGCTGAAAAATTACCAATGAGCAAACATTTAGCTAGGCATTCTCTAGGTGATTTAGCACTTGATACTTTTAATTGTAATGGAGGTAAAACAACTTGTGACGCGTTATTGGCTGGCTTACCATTACTTACAAAGATAGGTCAGAGTTTTACTGCTAGGATGTCTGCCAGCCTGCTTACATCATTGGGACTTCCCGAATTAATTACTTATAGTGAAAGTGAATACGAAGATAAAGCTTTATATATTGCTAGCAACTCTGAAGAGATTATTCGATTGAAATCTAAATTAAACAAATCGAAAGAAACATCACCACTTTTTAATTCAAAATTATTTACGCAAGATCTTGAAAATATTTATCTTGATCTGGTAAAAAAATAA
- a CDS encoding polysaccharide biosynthesis protein translates to MYSFTPKDKRIFITGGTGFLGRSLIERLYKKNEIIIYSRDEAKHHFLKEKYPNVHFILGDIRDKELLNRSAKGANIGIFAASLKQISSCDQNPEEALQTIANGAINSKHIAIENKFDSAIFISSDKSRAATTIYGSLKYFAGEQFILKNNYERHSSTNLSTVIYGNVLNSTGSIIPMIWKSINSNTELTLFSKKMTRFIIDVDQAIDLIFEGISYDQASLIPKSKSIKVLDLFEIYKENFNLKFNIGYPRIGEKIHEVLVTQEEMSRLSNSDCGTFYILKPFRTKFKSDCTQLRNDSYSSKDCLISKSELNKILNKFNYFKP, encoded by the coding sequence GTGTACAGTTTTACTCCAAAAGATAAAAGAATTTTCATAACTGGTGGTACTGGCTTCTTAGGTAGAAGTCTTATTGAAAGGTTATATAAAAAAAATGAAATTATCATATACTCTAGAGACGAGGCAAAACATCATTTTTTAAAGGAAAAATATCCAAATGTTCATTTTATTCTAGGAGATATCAGAGATAAAGAATTATTAAATAGATCAGCTAAAGGTGCAAATATTGGAATTTTTGCTGCAAGTCTAAAGCAAATTAGTTCATGTGATCAGAACCCAGAAGAAGCTTTACAAACAATAGCTAATGGCGCTATCAATAGTAAACATATAGCAATTGAAAATAAATTTGATAGCGCTATATTTATCAGCTCTGATAAAAGCAGAGCTGCGACAACTATATATGGTAGTTTGAAGTATTTTGCAGGTGAACAATTCATACTCAAGAATAATTATGAAAGACATTCTAGTACAAATTTATCTACAGTTATCTATGGAAATGTGCTTAATTCTACAGGTAGCATTATTCCAATGATTTGGAAATCAATAAATTCAAATACAGAATTAACTTTGTTTTCTAAGAAAATGACAAGATTTATTATTGATGTTGATCAAGCAATTGATTTAATCTTTGAAGGAATTTCATACGATCAAGCATCACTTATTCCTAAATCAAAAAGTATTAAAGTTTTAGATTTGTTTGAGATATATAAAGAAAATTTTAACTTAAAATTTAATATAGGTTATCCAAGAATTGGAGAAAAGATTCATGAGGTTTTAGTTACACAAGAAGAAATGTCAAGGTTATCCAATTCAGATTGTGGGACTTTTTATATCTTAAAACCTTTTCGTACCAAATTTAAATCAGATTGTACTCAATTAAGAAATGATAGTTATAGCTCAAAAGATTGTTTAATTTCGAAATCAGAACTTAATAAAATTCTAAATAAATTTAATTATTTTAAGCCTTGA
- a CDS encoding tetratricopeptide repeat protein has translation MEQIFKQSQDKKKINEVKTFSVPFALEENKDNITIYTNTTSETSKQKIINQAIKFHLQGNILEAKKYYQYIIDQGFNDHRVFANYGAILRDLGKLKDAVLAVREAIKINPNFAEAYCNMGIIFKDLGNLQDAEFYTRKAIQINPDSALAYSNLGIILKDLGNLQDAEFYTRKAIQINPNLPEAYSNLGIILKDLGNLQDAEFSYRKAIQINPNLPEAYFNLGIILKDLGNLQDAEFSYRKAIQIKPKLANSHNNLGIILKDLGKLQDAELSYRKAIQINPDYAEAYSNLGSTLKEQGNFTDAINQFKHALKLNNELTSAKAGLMSTKGNICDWSDERTRNIWLKSLGIKGKAINPWGLLSLENNPLNHLKRSKKFYKEKYIRPTQYIKPSPKSLIHIGYFSADFLNHPVMQLIAPLLELHDKYRFKIYLYSFVPKEDEYTERAKKSGCIFRNIKNLNDIEAVELARSDQLDIAVDLMGYTRHNRMPIFSYRVAPIQINYLGYNGSIGSDTIDYIIADKITIPREYEKFYSEKVIRLPNCFICDDHKKEISKESISRKDFNLPDQGFIFTCFNNNYKITEKEFNIWMNLLRKIEGSVLWLYKANQWSMNNLYKEASKRKVDRDRIIFSEKLPMSKHLARHSLGDLALDTFNYNGGVTSSNALWTGLPVLTKIGQNFTARMSASLLTSLGLPELITYSESEYEDKALYIASNSEEIIRLKSKLNKSKETSPLFNSKLFTQDLENIYLDLVKK, from the coding sequence ATGGAACAAATTTTTAAGCAATCTCAGGACAAGAAGAAAATCAATGAAGTTAAAACCTTCTCAGTTCCATTTGCTTTAGAAGAAAACAAAGACAATATTACCATTTATACTAATACTACCTCAGAAACTTCGAAGCAAAAAATCATTAATCAAGCAATCAAGTTTCATTTACAAGGTAATATTTTAGAAGCAAAAAAATATTATCAATATATAATAGATCAAGGATTTAATGATCACAGAGTCTTTGCTAATTATGGAGCAATTTTAAGAGATCTTGGCAAATTAAAAGATGCAGTATTAGCAGTTCGTGAAGCTATTAAAATTAATCCTAATTTTGCTGAGGCATATTGCAACATGGGAATAATATTTAAAGACCTTGGTAATTTACAAGACGCAGAATTTTATACTCGCAAAGCAATTCAAATTAATCCAGATAGTGCATTGGCTTACTCGAATCTGGGAATCATATTGAAAGACCTTGGTAATTTACAAGACGCAGAATTTTATACTCGCAAAGCAATTCAAATTAATCCTAATTTGCCAGAGGCTTATTCCAATCTGGGAATAATATTGAAAGACCTTGGTAATTTACAAGACGCAGAATTCTCATACCGCAAAGCAATTCAAATTAATCCTAATTTGCCAGAGGCTTATTTCAATCTTGGAATCATATTGAAAGACCTTGGTAATTTACAAGACGCAGAATTCTCATACCGCAAAGCAATTCAAATCAAACCTAAATTGGCAAATTCCCATAATAATCTAGGAATAATCTTGAAAGATCTTGGTAAGTTACAAGACGCAGAGTTGTCATACCGCAAAGCAATTCAAATTAATCCTGATTACGCAGAAGCTTATTCCAATCTAGGAAGCACATTAAAAGAGCAAGGTAATTTTACTGATGCTATAAATCAATTCAAGCATGCACTAAAATTGAACAATGAATTAACATCAGCTAAGGCTGGTTTAATGTCTACTAAGGGTAATATATGCGATTGGAGTGATGAAAGAACTCGTAATATATGGCTTAAATCACTTGGTATTAAAGGAAAAGCTATTAATCCATGGGGATTACTTTCATTAGAAAATAATCCTTTAAATCATTTAAAAAGATCTAAGAAATTTTATAAAGAAAAATATATACGACCAACTCAATATATTAAACCTTCCCCAAAAAGTTTAATTCATATAGGTTATTTCTCTGCTGATTTCCTGAATCATCCTGTAATGCAACTAATTGCTCCTCTACTTGAGCTACATGATAAATATAGGTTTAAAATATATTTATACTCATTTGTGCCAAAAGAAGATGAATATACTGAAAGAGCAAAAAAGTCTGGATGCATATTTAGAAACATCAAAAATTTAAATGATATTGAAGCAGTTGAATTAGCAAGAAGTGATCAGTTAGATATTGCAGTAGATCTCATGGGATATACCAGACACAATAGAATGCCTATATTCTCATATAGGGTGGCACCAATACAAATCAATTACTTAGGTTATAATGGTTCTATTGGCTCAGATACTATTGATTATATTATCGCGGATAAAATCACAATTCCGAGAGAGTATGAAAAATTTTATTCCGAAAAAGTAATACGATTGCCAAATTGCTTTATATGTGATGATCATAAAAAAGAAATTTCTAAAGAGTCCATATCTCGTAAAGATTTCAACCTTCCTGACCAAGGCTTTATATTTACTTGTTTTAATAATAATTATAAAATAACAGAAAAAGAATTTAATATATGGATGAACTTACTTAGAAAAATAGAAGGAAGTGTTCTTTGGTTATATAAGGCAAATCAATGGTCAATGAATAATTTATACAAGGAAGCGAGTAAACGAAAAGTAGATCGAGACAGAATAATATTCTCTGAAAAATTACCAATGAGCAAACATCTAGCTAGGCATTCTCTAGGTGATTTAGCACTTGATACTTTTAATTACAATGGAGGTGTGACTAGTTCTAATGCGTTGTGGACTGGTTTACCAGTGCTTACAAAAATAGGTCAGAATTTTACTGCTAGGATGTCTGCCAGCCTGCTTACATCATTGGGACTTCCCGAATTAATTACTTATAGTGAAAGTGAATACGAAGATAAAGCTTTATATATTGCTAGCAACTCTGAAGAGATTATTCGATTGAAATCTAAATTAAACAAATCGAAAGAAACATCACCACTTTTTAATTCAAAATTATTTACGCAAGATCTTGAAAATATTTATCTTGATCTGGTAAAAAAATAA
- a CDS encoding GNAT family N-acetyltransferase has protein sequence MKPIILIKHLNGAPGLRLFGLGPKCIPVNAIDQLKNLLENQSFWAKGRKKNEIKKMIKNSSCVITLWQKNRLIGFGRATSDYIYRAVLWDIVIVKDQQNSGLGKLLVNSLLSSKSIKKVEKIYLMTTNSQDFYKTCQFEEINTQSLLVYKYIDQQN, from the coding sequence GTGAAGCCAATAATCCTCATCAAACATTTAAACGGAGCTCCAGGTCTCAGACTCTTTGGACTTGGACCAAAGTGCATTCCGGTAAATGCAATTGATCAACTTAAAAATTTACTTGAAAATCAAAGTTTCTGGGCAAAAGGTCGAAAAAAAAATGAAATAAAAAAAATGATTAAAAATAGCAGTTGTGTTATCACTTTGTGGCAAAAAAATAGATTAATAGGTTTTGGTCGAGCAACAAGTGACTATATTTATCGAGCAGTTTTATGGGATATTGTCATTGTTAAAGATCAACAAAATAGTGGGCTCGGTAAATTATTAGTCAATTCACTCTTATCATCAAAATCAATTAAAAAAGTTGAAAAAATTTATCTGATGACAACAAATTCGCAAGATTTCTATAAAACCTGTCAATTTGAAGAGATCAATACGCAATCATTACTAGTCTATAAATATATTGATCAACAAAATTAA